Genomic segment of Rhodococcus sp. W8901:
GTTCTGAGCCAGCAGGATCAGCGGCGCGGCGTACGCGGCCTGCGTCGAGAACGCGAGGTTCAGCAGGATGAACGGGTAGGGATCCCACTGCAGGCTCACCGCGAAGATGTTCAGCGCGATCCACACGATCACGATCACGGTCTGGATCAGTAGGTAACGGCCGGTGCCGAGGAACCGTGCGATGCTCTCGCTCACCCTGCCCACGGCCTCGACGTCGAAGTGCATGCGCAGCCCGCGAGTCCCGCGGGGGGTCTCGAGGCGCTGGCGTCCGGTCGGCTCACTCATCGCCGGCCTCCTCTTCACGCCAGTCCGTCGGCAGGAGGTGGTCGAGCACGTCGTCGACGGTCACCGCGCCGAGCAGATGGTGCTCGTCGTCGACGACGGGCGCGCACACCAGGTTGTAGGTGGCGAAGTACCGCGTGACGGTGGCGAGCGAGTCCTCGGGATCGAGTCGGGGCAGGTCGTCGTCGAGCACGCCGCCGACAAGGCTCGCGGGCGGCTCGCGGAGCAGCCGTTGCAGGTGGACGCACCCCAGATATCGCCCGGTCGGCGTCGCGGTCGGTGGCCGCACCACGAAGACCATGCTGGCGAGCGCGGGGGTCAGGTCGGCGTTGCGGGCGCGGGCCAGCGCCTCGGCGACCGTCGTGGACGGCG
This window contains:
- a CDS encoding DUF1003 domain-containing protein, which gives rise to MSEPTGRQRLETPRGTRGLRMHFDVEAVGRVSESIARFLGTGRYLLIQTVIVIVWIALNIFAVSLQWDPYPFILLNLAFSTQAAYAAPLILLAQNRQENRDRVSLEEDRARAEQTKADTEFLARELAALRLAVGEVATRDYLRRELDDLKQILAERDARQDDDGEPGPSPKARPARK